CTGCCCCAGCGGCGGCCCCTCGGAACTGTTGCACAGGGGACGATACGGCCGGATGGTTCCCGTCGGAAATCCGGAGTGCATGGCCGAGGCCATCGAAGGCGCTTTGCAGGCCCCGGGAGATCTGGAGGCCGGCTATCGCTACGTTGAAAGCTTCACGATGGAAAGGTCTGCCGGCAGCTACCTCTCCCTGCTGTTGGGGGAGAGAGCGGATGCGCTCTAGCGCAGCGTCCGTTTGATTTTTTTCAACAGGCCCTTCTTTTGCGGTTTCTTTCTGGGAAGGCGCAGCCAGGAGGGGGGACTCGTTTCACTTGGCAAAACAACCTCTCCCTCGACAAGAACCAGATTCCTGTAGACCTCGGTAATCTCCCGCCAATTCATCTCGACAGGCCTGTCGATCGCCTTTTCGGCGAACAGCGTTCCCCGGACAACCTCGCGTGTTCGGATCCAGCCCTGGGCCTCGAAATAATCCGCCAGCATCCACGACAGCTTTTTCTTCAGGTCCAGAGAGCAATGACCGGGTTGCTGCTCCGGCTTCACGCGGACACGGTCTTCATAGTCGTCGATGACGATGGGGGCGCCGGGCGCAACCCTGTTGAAGAACAGGTCGAAATCCCTGTCGATCCGGCCGTCGGCATCAAGCATCAAGAAGCCGATTTGTCTATCGTCGGGAAGCCTTGTATGGGTTTCCCGAACGTCGCCGATTACGAGTTCGACTATCTCAGAGACGCCAAAATGCGAAAGGTTCCCTCTTATTATTCTGAGATTATCTTTCAATCCGCCATAGGCATCCCTGGACCCACCGACAATCTTGTCAAAAGAATAAACTTTCGAGCTACTACCCGACTCTTTTGCTCCTAACGCGATGCTAACAGTTCCAGCACCATGTGCTGTACCAACTTCAACAACACTTCCTAGATTTA
The Fodinicurvata sediminis DSM 21159 genome window above contains:
- a CDS encoding O-methyltransferase; the protein is MTDMYKDFHNIKIACNGMLHPDVYRRIYCAAKMVNLGSVVEVGTAHGAGTVSIALGAKESGSSSKVYSFDKIVGGSRDAYGGLKDNLRIIRGNLSHFGVSEIVELVIGDVRETHTRLPDDRQIGFLMLDADGRIDRDFDLFFNRVAPGAPIVIDDYEDRVRVKPEQQPGHCSLDLKKKLSWMLADYFEAQGWIRTREVVRGTLFAEKAIDRPVEMNWREITEVYRNLVLVEGEVVLPSETSPPSWLRLPRKKPQKKGLLKKIKRTLR